The region GCCCTCGATGGCCCGAAACGCCGCCAAGACGTTGAGCGACGTCGTCGCCTTCCGGCTCTATCTGGATCTCGAACGTGGCTGGCGGGTGACCATGCCCAACCTGGAACAGACCGGCCTGCTGAAGATCGACTATTCGGATCTCGACTGGCTCGCCGGGGAGCAGGACCGGTGGGCCGACACCCTGCCGGTGCTACGCAAGGCGGAGGCCAGTCAGCGGCTCGAAATCATGCGCGCCCTGCTCGACGAGATGCGCCGCGCGCTGGCGATCGATGTACAGATTTTCCGCGACGACTTCGATGCGCTCCAACGGGCCAGCGAGGAGCGTCTCGACCATCCCTGGGTGCTCTCCGCCGGCGACCTGCCCAAGGTCCGCATCGCATACCCGCAGCCGTCGACGCCGGGGCTAAAACAAACCGGGCTGTTCCTCTCCGGTCGGGGAAAGTTCGGAAAGTACCTGCGACGCGTCCATTTCCGCGATCTACCGATCACGGATACCCAGCAGGTGATCGAGGAACTGCTCCGGGTGCTTGCCGCCGACCAGATCGTCACGGCGATCGCGCCGACCACGTCGCGACAGCCCCGGCGGTTCCGCAAGCCGGTCAGCCCACCGGTCACCGGCTATCGCATCGCGGCCCGGGCACTCATCTGGCGTGCCGGATCGGGCGAGTCCGGTTCCCACGACCCCCTGACCCGCACCTACGCCAGCGGCGACGGTCCCCGCGTCAACACGTTCTTCCGCGACCTCTACCGGGACACCGCCGACACCCTCGGCGGTCTCAGCGCCCGCGAGCACACCGCCCAGGTCGCACCGGAGGAACGGGAACGGCGGGAGGCCGACTTCCGTAACGCCGATCTGAAGCTGCTCTACTGCTCACCCACCATGGAGCTCGGCGTCGACATCTCCGAGCTCAACGCGGTGATGATGCGTAACGTGCCGCCCACCCCGGCCAACTACGCCCAGCGCAGCGGCCGGGCCGGCAGATCGGGCCAACCGGCGCTGATCGTGACCTACTGCCACACCGGCAACAGCCACGACCAGTACTACTTCCGCCGCTCGGACCGGATGGTGGCGGGCGCCGTCGCCCCACCCCGCCTCGACATCGCCAACGAGGACCTGGTCCGCTCCCACGTCCAGGCCATCTGGCTGGCCGAGGCCGGGCTCAAGCTGGGTCGGGCCATCCCCGGGATCATCGACATCAGCTACCCCGAGGGGGATCGCACGCCAAACCCCGACTTCGCGCTGCACGACGACATCGCGGCGGCGCTGGCCGACACCGCCGCCCAGCGGCGAGCGGTGACGGCCGCCCGACAGGTGCTCAGCGGGCTGCTCGCCGACTTCGCCCGCGCCACGTGGTGGGACGACCGGTGGATCGAGGAGACGGTACGCAAGGCTCCGGATCGGTTCCACCGCGCCTTCGACCGGTGGCGCGACCTGTTCCGGGCCGCCCTCGTCGATCAGGCCGAGCAGAACCGCCGCGTGTTGGATCACACGTTGACCGAGCGGGACCGCTCCGAAGCCGCACGTCGGCGCCGGCAGGCCGAGACCCAGCTCACCCTGCTCAAGAACGAGAGCGTCGACCGCGCCTCGGTACTGTCGGACTTCAACCCGTACCGATATCTTGCCAGCGAGGGCTTCCTCCCCGGTTATTCGTTCCCCCGGTTGCCGCTCGCCGCCTACATCCCCACGACGGGACGCCGCTTCGGTGAGGGCGACTACCTCCAGCGTCCCCGGTTCCTCGCCATCCGTGAGTTCGGCCCGGGTGAGCTCATCTATCACGAGGGGGCCCGCTACCAGGTCGCCCGCATCCAACTGTCGACGGACGACTCCGGTCAGGTGTCCACCAGCGCGGCCCGGCGATGTGCCACCTGCGGCTACCACCACGACGTCAGCGACCGCTTTGACCGGTGCGAGTTGTGCGGCGATCCGCTGCCCGCCCCCAAGGAGGGGCACCTAAAACTGCACACCGTCTTCACGGTGCGGCGTGCACAGATCTCCTCCGACGAGGAGGAACGTCGGCGGGCCGGCTTCCGCCTCATCACCTCCTACCGCTTCCAGGCCCACGGGGTGCGCCCCGGTCGGCAGGACGCGGTCGCCGCCGACACCGAAGGCCCGTTGGCCACCCTCACGTACGGCGATTCGGCGACCGTACGGATCACCAACATCGGCTGGGTCCGGGCCAGCGCCGATGAGCCGGATGGCTTCTGGCTCGACCCGGCCACCGGCCGGTGGATGACCAAAAAAGACGCCGCCGAGGCGTCCGGGGACTCCGCCGAGCTACCGCTCGTCGATGCCGACGGCAACGAGCAGCGACGCAAGGCACGGGTCATCCCGTACGTCGAGGACCGGCGCAACATCCTGGTGCTGAAGCTGGACCAGCCGCTGCCGGAGCCGGTCGCCGTCTCGTTGATGTACGCGCTCGAACGCGGCATCGAGGCCGCCTTCGAGCTGGAGGACTCCGAGCTGACCAGCGAGCTGATGCCGCAGGAAACCGGGGTGCGGCAGTGGCTGCTCTTCACCGAGGCCGCCGAGGGCGGTGCCGGCGTCCTGCGGCTCATGCAGGCGGAGCCGACCGCCTTGGCGCGCGCCGCGGCCGAGGCGTTGAAGATCTGCCACTTCGGTCCGGACGGCTCCGACCTCGGCGGCCCGCACCCGGGTCGACCCTGTGCGATGGGGTGCTACGAGTGTTTGCTCACGTACTCCAACCAACTTGATCATGGCCTTATCGACCGGCACCTGATCCGAGACCTGCTGCTACGTCTCGCCGCCGCGAAGGCCACGATGATCGATGGGGGCGAGTCCCGCACCGAGCAGGTGGCCCGGCTGACGGCGGTGTCGGCCACGGCTTTGGAGGCCGAGTTCCTCGCCTGGTGCGCGGACCGGGGCCTGCGCCTGCCGGATGACGCCCGGGTGCTCGTCCCGGAGGCGCAGGCCCGACCGGACTACGTCTATCGGCTGCCCGGCGTCAACGTCGCGGTCTTCGTCGATGACGCCGGGCACGTGCTTCCCGACACCGGCGAGCGCGATCTTGACGCCGAGGAGCGCCTGCACAACAGCGGCTGGGATGTCGTCCGGTTCTCCCGGGACACCGACTGGTCCGCGATCACGACGAAGCACGCGCACTACTTCGGTGCGGGTATCGGCGGCGGCTGAACGGGTCGGCAGTGAAGAAGGTCTCGGCTCTCCCTCTCGACGGGTCGAGACCGCTCCGCTCCCCACCCCGTCAAGCTCCGAGGGACTGCCGATGTCGACGACCACCTTCACCCCCGGTTCCCTGGTCTCCGCCCGTGGCCGCGACTGGGTCATCCTGCCGCAAAGCGCGCCCGACATGCTCGTCCTGCGCCCGCTGGGCGGGACGGACGACGACGTCGCGGCCGTCTTCCCGGCCTTCGAGCCGGTCCGGGTGGCCCAGTTCGCTCCCCCGTCCGCCGCCGACCTGGGCGACGCGTACGCGGCGGGGCTGCTCCGCTCCGCGCTGCGGATCGGTTTCCGCTCCGGTGCCGGTCCGTTCCGATCGCTGGCCGGGATCGCCGTGGAGCCCCGGGCGTACCAGCTCGTGCCGCTGATGATGGCGCTGCGGCAGCAGACGGTACGGATGTTGATCTCCGATGACGTGGGCATCGGCAAGACCATCGAGGCCGGGCTGATCGCCAGTGAACTCCTCGCCCAGGGCAGCGCCAAGGGGCTCGCCGTACTCTGCTCGCCGGCCCTGGCCGAGCAGTGGCAGGCGGAGCTACGTACGAAGTTCGGCATCGACGCGGAGTTGGTGCTGGCCTCCACCGTGTCCAAACTGGAACGCGGGCTGGATCTGGGGCAGTCGCTGTTCGACCGGCACCCGCACGTGGTGGTCTCGACCGACTTCATCAAGTCGACCCGGCATCGGGACGATTTCGTCCGGCACTGCCCCGATTTGGTCATTGTCGACGAGGCGCACACCTGCGTCGCCGCCCACGACAGCACCTCGACGCAGAGTCAGCTCCGCTACGAGCTGCTGCAACGGATCGCCACCGACACCGACCGGCATCTGCTGCTGGTCACCGCCACGCCGCACAGCGGCAAGGAGAGCGCCTTCCGGAACCTGCTCGGCCTGGTCAACCCGCAGCTCGCCACGGTTGATCTCGGTTCGGACGCCGACCGAAGGGCGCTCGCCCCGTACTTCGTACACCGCAAACGCGCCGACGTCCGACAATATCTGACCAAACGGGACGGGCTGGCCGACGACCGCCTCGCCGAGCAGACCTCGTTTCCGTCGGACCGACACTTCAAGGACGAGACCTACCAGCTCTCCCCGGCCTACCGGGCGCTGCTCGACGACGCCATCGCGTACGCCAGCGAGCGGGTGACCGCCGCCGACAGTCGGGGCTGGCGGGAGGCCCGGATCGCCTGGTGGTCGGCGATCGCCCTGCTGCGCTCACTGGTCTCCTCGCCCCGGGCCGCCGCCCAGACCCTGCGCACCCGCTCGGCGACCGCCACGGCCCACACCGCCGAGGAGGCCGACCGGCTCGGTGCCCCGCTGACCGGCGACTTCGCCGACAGCGACGCGCTGGAAGGGCTGGATGTCGCCCCCGGTGCGCAGACCGACGAGTTCCATGCCCTCGGCGCGGGGAGCGGCGATTCCGGAGTGGCGGGCGACGACAGCGCCCGGGGCCGGCTCGCCGCGCTGGCCGACCGGGCGGCCAAACTGGCGGGCCCGGCCGAGGACCGCAAGCTGGCGGCCCTGGTCAAGCAGGTCAAGGGCCTACTCAAGGACGGCTACCGACCGATCGTCTTCTGCCGCTACATCCCCACCGCCGACTATGTCGCCGAGCACCTGGGCGACAAGCTCGGCAAGAAGATCCTGGTACGGGCGGTCACCGGCACGCTCTCCCCGCAGCAGCGGCTACACCGCATCGAGGAGCTGGCCGAGACAGCCGGCGACGATCCGTCGGTCCGCCATGTCCTGGTTGCGACGGACTGTCTCTCCGAGGGCGTCAACCTCCAACACCATTTCGACGCGATCGTCCACTATGACCTGGCCTGGAACCCCACCCGGCACGACCAGCGGGAGGGGCGGGTCGACCGGTACGGCCAGAAGCGGGACGTCGTCCGGGTCATCACCCTCTACGGCAGCGACAACGGCATCGACGGCAAGGTCCTCGAAGTCCTCATCAAAAAGCACCGCCAGATCCGCAAGGATCTCGGCATCTCCGTCTCCGTCCCGGACGCCGCCTCCACCGGGGTAACCGACGCAATCGTCGAGTGGCTGCTGCTCCGCGGCCGGCAGCACAGCGAACAGGGCGCTGAGCGGGGCAGCAAACAGGGCAGCAGACAGGGCAGCAGACAGGGCAGCGAACAGGCCAGCCTCTTCGACGTCGAGGAATACCGGGCGATCGACCGGAAGGCCGAGGCGTTGGTCGCGGACTGGCAGTCCGCCGCCGAGCGGGAAAAGGCATCACGCTCCCGGTTCGCCCAACACTCCATCCACCCCGAGGAGGTGGCCCGCGAGGTCGCCGCGATCCGCGACACCCTCGGCCGCTCCGGTGAAGTCCGTAGCTTCGTACGCCGGGCGCTGCCCGCGCTCAACGCTGTCCTCCGCGACGAACCGGGTGGCTCGGGAGACTTCACCGCCGAGCTGGGTGGCACGCCAGCCGGGCTGCGTGACGCCCTCTCTTCGGTGCTCGGCGGCGACGTCGTCGAACAGGACCGGCCGGTCCCGTTCCGTGGGACGGCGGCCGTCGCGCGCGGCGAGGCCGCGCTGGTCCGTACCGATCCGGCGGTGGCGGCGCTCGCCGGGTACGTCCTCAACACCGCCCTTGACGGTCGGGCGACCGGGCCACGCCCGGCCCGCCGCTGCGGCGTCATCCGCACCCGCGCCGTTGACGGGCGTACCACGCTGCTGCTGGTCCGCTACCGGTTCCACCTCACCCTGCCGTCCCGGACCGGGATCCGACAGCTCGTCGCCGAAGACGCCCGGCTACTCGCCTTTGCGGGCGCACCCGCCAGCGCCAACTGGCTGTCGGCCGAAGCCGCGTTGAACCTGCTCGACGCCAGCGCCGACGAGAACACCGACCCCACCTTCGGGGAACGCACGATGGGCCGGGTGCTCGACGGGCTGCCCGCCATCGCCGACCACCTTGAGACGTACGGCGAGGAGCTGGCCGCCCAACTCCTCGCCTCACACCGCCGGGTCCGCAGCGCCGCCGGCGAGATCGTCCGGGGCCTGACCGTCACCGCGCAGAAACCCGCCGACCTCCTCGGCGTGTACGTCTACCTGCCGGTCTCCACGACGGCGGGAGGGCCGACCCGATGAGCCCCACCGCCCGCAACCAGGTCTTCACCGCCGTCCACACCATCGGCGGGCTGATCCCCACCGACATGCTGGAGCGGATCTCCGAAGGCAGGGACGTCACCGGCTCCCACCCCGCCGACTATCGCGTCATCGGATCCCGCTCGGTACGCGACGACGCCGAACGGCACTGGAACTACCTCAAGTTGGTCTGGGCGGAGCTGCGCGGCAAGCTCCCCGCCGCCCCGGAGGCCGACACGCCCGCCGACCCGACCGGGGTCGCGATCAGCCAGTGGCTCGAACCGCTCTTCGAAGGGCTCGGTTTCGGGCGGCTGACCGCGATCGGGGCAGCCGGAATCACGGCCGACGACGGCGGCAAGACCTTCGCGATCAGTCACCGCTGGAATCACGTACCGCTGCACCTGGTCGCGTGGAACGCCACCCTGGACAAGCGGTCGGCCGGCGCGGGGACGATCCCGCCGCAGTCGCTCGTGCAGGAATGCCTAAACCGGTCGACGGCTCACCTGTGGGGGATGCTCACCAACGGCCGGCAACTTCGGCTGCTGCG is a window of Micromonospora polyrhachis DNA encoding:
- a CDS encoding DEAD/DEAH box helicase, which produces MDVFGVHQKLIDDYRKFTGSGTVVRDERITAFIEEDLEAKSQWPDPWLSLSPLFASGGSVAELATAGVLHPECARIFQTGKTEGGTVCDGRPLTLHRHQREAIGLAQANASYVLTTGTGSGKSLSYLVPIVDRVLRDRERKTSPDHKRVRAIIVYPMNALANSQLNELNKYLRDGYGLGHEPVTYARYTGQESDEQRRSIRANPPDILLTNYVMLELMLIRPDDRRSLIRMAKGLEFLVLDELHTYRGRQGADVALLVRRVREACQAERLLFVGTSATMASENTGDDQRAAVSRVATALFGTEVSPANVVGETLVRATEETPATVPTERIRAEHPPQTYADLVRDPLARWIETRFGVAADPTDPTGRLVRRKPARIEEAAAELAEQSGLPEAVCVEAIQRTLKAGSEARHPVTDRPLFAFRLHQFIAKGDTVYATLEDKEVRHLTRDYQLVQPGPDRKILLPLAFCRECGQEYLTVWRTETNNQVVYTPRRDTIATGGRAGDGYLYVDADRPWPLRVADAIAQRRLPESWLEVDDHGQDVVRDTRRLPHPITVDAQGVEGRGGLAAAFIPSPFPFCLHCGVSYEQYRGRDFAKLAALGQEGRSTATSLISASIVRSLQEAPPEALDQKARKLLTFVDNRQDAALQAGHFNDFVQVTQLRGALYQALLEAGKEGLKHEQLANRVTDALHLEPADYVGTASLPPSMARNAAKTLSDVVAFRLYLDLERGWRVTMPNLEQTGLLKIDYSDLDWLAGEQDRWADTLPVLRKAEASQRLEIMRALLDEMRRALAIDVQIFRDDFDALQRASEERLDHPWVLSAGDLPKVRIAYPQPSTPGLKQTGLFLSGRGKFGKYLRRVHFRDLPITDTQQVIEELLRVLAADQIVTAIAPTTSRQPRRFRKPVSPPVTGYRIAARALIWRAGSGESGSHDPLTRTYASGDGPRVNTFFRDLYRDTADTLGGLSAREHTAQVAPEERERREADFRNADLKLLYCSPTMELGVDISELNAVMMRNVPPTPANYAQRSGRAGRSGQPALIVTYCHTGNSHDQYYFRRSDRMVAGAVAPPRLDIANEDLVRSHVQAIWLAEAGLKLGRAIPGIIDISYPEGDRTPNPDFALHDDIAAALADTAAQRRAVTAARQVLSGLLADFARATWWDDRWIEETVRKAPDRFHRAFDRWRDLFRAALVDQAEQNRRVLDHTLTERDRSEAARRRRQAETQLTLLKNESVDRASVLSDFNPYRYLASEGFLPGYSFPRLPLAAYIPTTGRRFGEGDYLQRPRFLAIREFGPGELIYHEGARYQVARIQLSTDDSGQVSTSAARRCATCGYHHDVSDRFDRCELCGDPLPAPKEGHLKLHTVFTVRRAQISSDEEERRRAGFRLITSYRFQAHGVRPGRQDAVAADTEGPLATLTYGDSATVRITNIGWVRASADEPDGFWLDPATGRWMTKKDAAEASGDSAELPLVDADGNEQRRKARVIPYVEDRRNILVLKLDQPLPEPVAVSLMYALERGIEAAFELEDSELTSELMPQETGVRQWLLFTEAAEGGAGVLRLMQAEPTALARAAAEALKICHFGPDGSDLGGPHPGRPCAMGCYECLLTYSNQLDHGLIDRHLIRDLLLRLAAAKATMIDGGESRTEQVARLTAVSATALEAEFLAWCADRGLRLPDDARVLVPEAQARPDYVYRLPGVNVAVFVDDAGHVLPDTGERDLDAEERLHNSGWDVVRFSRDTDWSAITTKHAHYFGAGIGGG
- a CDS encoding DEAD/DEAH box helicase, which codes for MSTTTFTPGSLVSARGRDWVILPQSAPDMLVLRPLGGTDDDVAAVFPAFEPVRVAQFAPPSAADLGDAYAAGLLRSALRIGFRSGAGPFRSLAGIAVEPRAYQLVPLMMALRQQTVRMLISDDVGIGKTIEAGLIASELLAQGSAKGLAVLCSPALAEQWQAELRTKFGIDAELVLASTVSKLERGLDLGQSLFDRHPHVVVSTDFIKSTRHRDDFVRHCPDLVIVDEAHTCVAAHDSTSTQSQLRYELLQRIATDTDRHLLLVTATPHSGKESAFRNLLGLVNPQLATVDLGSDADRRALAPYFVHRKRADVRQYLTKRDGLADDRLAEQTSFPSDRHFKDETYQLSPAYRALLDDAIAYASERVTAADSRGWREARIAWWSAIALLRSLVSSPRAAAQTLRTRSATATAHTAEEADRLGAPLTGDFADSDALEGLDVAPGAQTDEFHALGAGSGDSGVAGDDSARGRLAALADRAAKLAGPAEDRKLAALVKQVKGLLKDGYRPIVFCRYIPTADYVAEHLGDKLGKKILVRAVTGTLSPQQRLHRIEELAETAGDDPSVRHVLVATDCLSEGVNLQHHFDAIVHYDLAWNPTRHDQREGRVDRYGQKRDVVRVITLYGSDNGIDGKVLEVLIKKHRQIRKDLGISVSVPDAASTGVTDAIVEWLLLRGRQHSEQGAERGSKQGSRQGSRQGSEQASLFDVEEYRAIDRKAEALVADWQSAAEREKASRSRFAQHSIHPEEVAREVAAIRDTLGRSGEVRSFVRRALPALNAVLRDEPGGSGDFTAELGGTPAGLRDALSSVLGGDVVEQDRPVPFRGTAAVARGEAALVRTDPAVAALAGYVLNTALDGRATGPRPARRCGVIRTRAVDGRTTLLLVRYRFHLTLPSRTGIRQLVAEDARLLAFAGAPASANWLSAEAALNLLDASADENTDPTFGERTMGRVLDGLPAIADHLETYGEELAAQLLASHRRVRSAAGEIVRGLTVTAQKPADLLGVYVYLPVSTTAGGPTR